In Senegalia massiliensis, a single genomic region encodes these proteins:
- a CDS encoding flavodoxin family protein, whose amino-acid sequence MKKIYLIMSKNPSKFLLKMVNHILNNKDYILIHDYKNIPNLKNKKILFAVELDDFGGNIFIQKIFNQLFILGKDSLKNSIGSVLIYNSKNDLYTKTMAQNIIFNANILGCTFPGRPLVEATESLLNMKTLANAKSMTLKEALFCSCDTLCNNLENFNHKKLEKPKLLVLHSSNYETSNTLRLWSMVKENLNNMDIKEIHIANGTVRDCIGCPYTTCKHYGKNTSCFYGGIMVEEVYPAILEADSIVWICPNYNDSIAANLKAVINRLTALFRKTKFYDKSIFSIIVSGNSGSDAIAKELISALNINKTFKLPPNFAIMETANDKDAILEVEDIEKKASEFSENINDFLQK is encoded by the coding sequence ATGAAGAAAATTTATTTAATAATGTCTAAAAATCCTTCAAAGTTTTTATTAAAAATGGTAAATCATATTTTAAATAATAAAGATTATATATTGATTCATGATTATAAAAATATACCTAATTTAAAGAACAAAAAAATACTGTTTGCAGTAGAATTAGATGATTTTGGTGGAAATATATTCATACAAAAGATTTTTAATCAATTATTCATTTTAGGAAAAGATTCTCTTAAAAACTCTATAGGATCAGTTTTAATATACAACAGTAAAAATGATTTATATACTAAAACAATGGCTCAAAATATTATATTTAATGCTAATATATTAGGTTGCACTTTTCCAGGCAGACCTTTGGTAGAAGCTACAGAAAGTCTGCTAAATATGAAAACACTAGCCAATGCTAAAAGTATGACTTTAAAAGAGGCACTTTTTTGTTCTTGTGATACTCTTTGTAATAATTTAGAAAATTTCAATCATAAAAAATTAGAAAAACCAAAGCTATTAGTACTCCATTCTAGCAATTATGAAACATCAAATACATTAAGACTTTGGTCTATGGTTAAAGAAAATTTAAATAATATGGATATAAAAGAAATTCATATTGCAAATGGTACAGTCAGAGATTGTATAGGTTGTCCATATACCACTTGTAAACATTATGGAAAGAATACAAGTTGTTTTTATGGAGGTATAATGGTAGAAGAAGTTTACCCTGCTATTTTAGAAGCTGATTCTATTGTTTGGATTTGTCCTAATTATAATGATTCTATAGCAGCTAATTTAAAAGCTGTTATAAATAGACTTACAGCACTCTTTAGAAAAACAAAATTCTATGATAAATCCATATTCTCTATTATAGTATCTGGTAACTCTGGAAGTGATGCTATAGCAAAGGAACTTATAAGTGCATTAAATATCAATAAAACATTTAAACTTCCTCCTAATTTTGCTATTATGGAAACTGCTAATGATAAGGATGCTATTTTAGAAGTTGAAGACATTGAAAAAAAAGCATCTGAATTTAGTGAAAATATAAATGATTTTTTACAAAAATAG
- a CDS encoding lactate/malate family dehydrogenase: MNLYQIDKNIYGFSFQKYNFEKAKKEDLINSDKIYYLFENDPLKSRRSYIVSSPSLLSLKKENINILNNNKDNIVVDEWLKEKIDSKKVIALNISYPNWKDVLHQKLRESWNVNILALGDVGTTLLTGLKLLGGNKISKIGIYDRTLEKQQRWEMEMNQVYSAFNYNTPEVKIINKDEIFDCDMFVFCASKSVPKVGSDIKDVRMAQFESNSKIIKEYAIQARKENFKGIFAVVSDPVDLLSKVVFLESNKDENNNMDFLGLAPEQIRGYGLGVMNARAVYYSKKDSKLNHFLKEGRAFGPHGKGLIIADSIKNYNDNLSLYLTDKAKNANLEMRELGFKPFIAPALSSGALSIMDTINGNWHYSATFIGGVFMGSKNKLKYNTIELEQLNLHDNLFSRIKETYETLGEII; this comes from the coding sequence ATGAACTTATACCAAATAGATAAAAATATTTATGGATTTTCATTTCAAAAATATAATTTTGAAAAAGCTAAAAAAGAAGATTTAATCAATTCTGATAAAATTTATTATTTATTTGAAAATGACCCATTAAAAAGCAGGAGAAGTTACATTGTCTCTTCTCCTTCCCTATTATCATTAAAAAAAGAAAATATAAATATTTTAAATAATAATAAAGATAATATAGTCGTAGATGAATGGCTTAAGGAAAAAATAGATTCCAAGAAAGTTATTGCTCTCAATATAAGTTATCCAAACTGGAAAGACGTTTTACATCAAAAATTAAGAGAAAGTTGGAATGTAAATATTCTGGCTCTAGGAGATGTAGGTACAACTTTACTTACTGGATTAAAACTTTTAGGTGGAAATAAAATCTCAAAAATAGGTATATACGATAGAACATTAGAAAAGCAACAAAGATGGGAAATGGAAATGAACCAAGTATATTCTGCATTTAATTATAATACTCCTGAAGTGAAAATAATAAATAAAGATGAAATATTTGATTGTGATATGTTTGTATTTTGTGCTTCTAAATCAGTTCCAAAAGTAGGTAGTGATATAAAAGATGTAAGAATGGCTCAATTTGAAAGTAATTCTAAGATTATAAAAGAATATGCTATCCAAGCTAGAAAAGAAAATTTTAAAGGAATATTTGCAGTAGTATCTGACCCAGTAGATTTACTTTCTAAAGTAGTTTTTTTAGAAAGTAATAAAGATGAAAATAATAATATGGATTTCTTAGGATTAGCTCCTGAACAAATTAGAGGATACGGACTAGGAGTAATGAATGCTCGTGCAGTATATTATTCAAAAAAAGATTCTAAATTAAATCATTTTCTAAAAGAAGGTAGAGCTTTTGGCCCTCACGGTAAAGGTCTAATAATAGCAGATAGTATAAAAAATTATAATGATAACTTATCCTTGTATTTAACTGATAAAGCTAAAAATGCGAACTTAGAAATGAGAGAGCTTGGTTTCAAACCTTTTATAGCACCAGCTTTATCATCAGGAGCACTTTCTATTATGGATACTATAAATGGAAATTGGCATTATAGTGCTACTTTTATTGGTGGAGTATTTATGGGATCAAAAAATAAACTTAAGTATAATACTATAGAATTAGAACAGTTAAATTTACATGACAATCTATTTAGTCGAATAAAAGAAACATATGAGACTTTAGGAGAAATTATATGA
- a CDS encoding cytidyltransferase, protein MERYYMSNIYKKISNKILNNEDIKKDDYYKEIREYFKSDIFLKKLDNIMKNKDFSANNIFELLSEIFKKYDNKNKSFWLNYLYNYILYKSFPHAITIELKKEYNTPALIFTIIFKVFTDYERNNENLPEGRYPLKLISNSNIKKFNILNEYKQFKKSFENNYVYELMKLHQEVTGHTTLNHVTGVHYVAMNVSYQLYNLNLPVDLGIISGAAAGHDIGKFGCKGKELKRVPYLHYYYTELWFKNNNIDYIGHIATNHSTWDLELENLPIESLILIYSDFRVKNKNINGKNKMHIYSLRDSFDIILQKLDNVDVHKENRYKKVYAKLKDFEDYMLNLGVNLEPEVINSESPSSKRFLLMENEEIVDHLKYRAIEHNIFLMNRLESESSLSSILEIARSENDWKKLRGYLNIFEEYSTYFTQRQKEITLDFLYDLLMHKEEDIRKQSAELIGILIAHYDEEYRKEVPENIEVENEKNTSYDLLDKYINLVISPDHKILDTHKIWMGLSLKSIMSSVLSNCNKYQRKEFRNVILSYYSKVGLKNIDTKFFLLQTSSHIPFNSDEEKIIGDMLSFIIDTLSSENDIIKLTSLQKVYNIIFRIDKDSVFVKNVKNYLTNSLDYSNIPSENYLKLKISKRIKMNKNIIDIFYSYYKKDFSKTPDIFLMNLKTATHWAIKKNNIELLLDYIIDNHDKNIIHTAMHFTNLIKVSANENVRNHAGDALLKIFPFLSLDKRNDVTVELLRALEIQGYHFTKYIPNYLGQLILYLQPTELDELIDDFIDKIKSNNRQIQFLILKTVGVAIQNYSNYNDIFSESKSFSNKRFIKLLGILLNGLVNYDIQVSQESFRIIGSEIFGSNILDLEEKNIIFKNIAKKILNLLPTKEESELWFLNNSASLNNIYRFISDYIFINGNIDIKYTKKVAFFPGTFDPFSSSHKMITQEIRDLGFEVYLQVDEFSWSKRTQPHEIRREIINMSIADQLDIYLYPEDLPVNIANDSDLKKLKENFKDKDIYIVVGSDVLLNASSYKKNKTENSIHNFSHIIFDRKGGDYNENNLNDIEKVLKNITSDIIQLKLPSKYQKISSTRIRDYIDANRDISQLIDPLAQNFIYKTGVYKREPQYKILLQTQSISIEIIDDITDELIQNLSSTILKKYDRSYDMLKLIQNKLNPRIILLRDIKKDTIIGFSIFHWIRSSNLFEQFNNNRISEYIRENSVGRIISIDGIYINNNSRFNNLEQILLTETLSFCLSKDYTYGVFRNIIKDYPTKTLNEVLILQGFTKINFSNERDPIYAVKMTNPCTLNLDLESILKPEFSNNKNIRRAIVRTRKRIQRVLTSLYPGQLILSFDRNILHEKMIEKICDLNNVSTQQTTPKKVGEKMCVPFGSILNGNIVPNTVTKSLHTEKMYSPDISDFDIEPFPYYMSLDNQIKMINSFNRPVILVDDLLNKGYRVKAIDPLLKKEDINVEKIIVGILSGRGKELMDIQNRKVDSAYFIPNLRVWFNESAFYPFIGGDTVWRGNNPLRNILPSVNFILPYTSPIFIKGTENKTLYELSKVSLYNAIDLLSTLENEYQKKHGRNLTIKQLSEVFLSSRYPDKGSDIEYDINLKASHYLKNDLEQLKRLEDIIKR, encoded by the coding sequence ATGGAGAGATACTATATGTCAAATATATACAAAAAAATATCTAATAAAATATTAAATAATGAAGATATAAAAAAAGATGATTATTATAAAGAAATAAGAGAATATTTTAAAAGTGATATATTCTTAAAAAAATTAGATAACATTATGAAAAATAAAGATTTTAGTGCTAATAATATTTTCGAATTATTGTCTGAAATATTTAAAAAATACGACAATAAAAATAAAAGTTTTTGGTTGAATTACTTATATAATTATATCTTATATAAATCTTTTCCTCATGCAATAACTATTGAATTAAAAAAAGAATATAATACTCCTGCTCTAATCTTTACAATTATCTTTAAAGTATTTACTGATTACGAAAGAAATAATGAAAATTTACCTGAAGGAAGATATCCTCTTAAGTTAATTTCTAATTCAAACATTAAAAAATTTAATATATTAAATGAATATAAACAGTTTAAAAAATCATTTGAAAATAATTATGTATATGAATTAATGAAATTACATCAAGAGGTAACTGGACACACTACTCTAAATCATGTTACAGGTGTTCATTATGTAGCTATGAATGTTTCTTATCAATTATATAATTTAAACTTACCAGTTGACTTAGGAATAATTTCAGGAGCTGCTGCAGGACATGATATAGGTAAATTTGGATGTAAAGGTAAAGAACTTAAACGTGTTCCATATTTACATTATTATTATACAGAATTATGGTTCAAAAATAATAATATTGATTATATAGGTCATATTGCTACTAACCATTCTACTTGGGATCTAGAGTTAGAAAATTTACCAATAGAATCTCTAATTCTTATATATTCTGACTTCAGGGTGAAAAATAAAAATATAAATGGAAAAAACAAAATGCATATATATTCCCTTAGAGACTCTTTCGATATTATTCTTCAAAAGTTAGATAATGTTGACGTACATAAAGAAAATAGGTATAAAAAAGTTTATGCAAAATTAAAAGATTTTGAAGATTATATGTTAAATTTAGGGGTTAATCTAGAACCTGAAGTTATTAACTCAGAATCTCCTTCTAGTAAACGTTTTTTACTGATGGAAAATGAAGAAATTGTAGATCATTTAAAATATAGAGCTATAGAACACAATATATTTCTTATGAATAGATTAGAAAGTGAATCTTCTTTAAGCTCAATATTAGAAATTGCTCGTAGTGAAAATGATTGGAAGAAATTAAGAGGATATTTAAATATATTTGAAGAATACTCAACATATTTTACTCAAAGACAAAAAGAAATTACTCTTGATTTTCTATATGACCTCTTAATGCATAAAGAAGAAGATATAAGAAAACAAAGTGCTGAATTAATTGGTATTTTAATTGCGCATTATGATGAAGAATATAGAAAAGAAGTTCCAGAAAATATTGAAGTAGAAAATGAAAAAAATACTAGTTATGATTTACTAGACAAATATATTAATCTAGTTATTTCTCCAGATCACAAGATACTGGATACACATAAAATATGGATGGGATTAAGTCTTAAATCAATAATGTCCTCAGTTTTATCTAATTGTAATAAGTATCAAAGAAAAGAATTTAGAAATGTAATATTAAGTTATTATTCTAAAGTTGGATTAAAAAATATAGATACAAAATTCTTCTTGTTACAAACAAGTAGTCATATTCCTTTTAATTCTGATGAAGAAAAAATTATTGGTGATATGCTATCTTTTATAATTGATACATTATCAAGTGAAAATGACATAATTAAGCTTACATCATTACAAAAAGTATATAATATAATTTTTAGAATTGATAAAGATAGTGTTTTTGTCAAAAATGTTAAGAATTATCTAACAAATAGTCTAGATTATTCAAATATACCTTCAGAAAATTATCTTAAGCTTAAAATTTCAAAAAGAATAAAAATGAATAAAAATATTATTGATATATTTTATTCATATTATAAAAAAGATTTTTCTAAAACACCTGATATATTCTTAATGAATTTAAAAACTGCTACCCACTGGGCTATTAAGAAGAATAATATTGAATTACTCTTAGATTATATTATCGATAATCATGATAAAAATATAATTCATACTGCTATGCATTTTACTAATCTAATAAAAGTAAGTGCAAATGAAAATGTAAGGAATCATGCCGGTGATGCATTACTTAAAATATTTCCATTTCTCTCATTAGATAAAAGAAATGATGTAACTGTTGAACTATTAAGAGCACTTGAAATTCAAGGGTATCATTTCACAAAATATATTCCTAATTATTTAGGACAATTAATATTATATCTTCAGCCAACAGAATTGGATGAATTAATTGATGACTTTATTGATAAAATCAAATCTAATAACAGACAAATTCAATTTTTAATACTAAAAACGGTTGGTGTAGCCATACAAAATTATTCAAATTATAATGATATTTTTTCAGAAAGTAAATCATTTTCTAATAAAAGATTTATAAAACTATTAGGTATATTACTAAATGGTCTAGTTAATTATGATATTCAAGTTAGCCAAGAAAGTTTTAGAATAATAGGTTCTGAAATTTTTGGAAGTAATATACTAGATTTAGAAGAAAAAAATATTATATTTAAAAATATAGCAAAAAAAATATTGAATTTGCTCCCTACTAAAGAAGAAAGTGAATTATGGTTTTTAAATAATTCTGCTTCTTTAAATAACATATATAGATTTATTTCTGATTATATATTTATAAATGGAAATATAGATATAAAATATACAAAAAAAGTAGCCTTTTTTCCAGGTACCTTTGACCCATTTTCATCGAGTCATAAAATGATTACCCAGGAAATACGAGATTTAGGCTTTGAAGTGTACTTACAAGTGGATGAATTTTCATGGTCTAAAAGAACACAACCCCATGAAATAAGAAGAGAAATAATTAATATGAGCATAGCTGATCAATTAGATATTTACTTATATCCAGAAGATTTACCCGTTAATATCGCAAATGACAGCGATTTAAAAAAACTTAAGGAAAATTTCAAAGATAAAGATATATATATTGTAGTTGGCAGCGATGTATTATTAAATGCTTCTTCTTATAAAAAAAATAAAACTGAAAATTCAATTCATAATTTCTCCCACATAATATTTGATAGAAAAGGTGGAGATTATAATGAAAATAACCTTAATGATATTGAAAAAGTGTTAAAAAATATAACAAGTGATATTATACAACTTAAATTACCTTCAAAGTACCAAAAAATCAGTTCAACAAGAATAAGAGACTATATAGATGCAAATAGAGATATATCTCAATTAATAGATCCATTAGCTCAAAATTTTATTTATAAAACAGGTGTATATAAAAGAGAGCCTCAATATAAAATTTTACTTCAAACTCAATCAATTAGTATAGAGATAATAGATGATATAACTGATGAATTAATACAAAACTTATCTTCTACCATACTTAAAAAATATGATAGATCTTATGATATGTTGAAATTAATACAAAATAAACTAAATCCTAGAATTATATTATTGAGAGACATCAAAAAAGATACTATTATAGGTTTTTCCATATTTCATTGGATTAGATCTAGTAATCTATTTGAACAGTTTAATAATAATCGCATATCTGAATATATTAGAGAAAATTCTGTAGGACGAATAATATCTATCGATGGAATATATATTAATAATAATTCCAGATTTAATAATTTAGAGCAAATTTTACTTACAGAAACATTATCATTTTGTTTATCTAAAGATTATACTTATGGAGTATTTAGAAATATTATAAAAGATTATCCTACAAAGACATTAAACGAAGTATTAATACTACAAGGATTTACTAAAATAAATTTTAGTAATGAAAGAGATCCAATATATGCTGTTAAAATGACAAATCCTTGTACTTTAAATTTAGACTTAGAATCAATCCTTAAACCTGAGTTTTCAAATAACAAGAATATCAGAAGAGCAATTGTAAGGACAAGAAAAAGAATCCAGAGAGTACTTACATCTCTATACCCTGGTCAACTTATTCTTTCATTTGATAGAAATATACTACATGAAAAAATGATTGAAAAAATTTGTGATTTGAATAATGTTTCTACACAACAAACTACGCCTAAAAAAGTTGGAGAAAAAATGTGTGTACCTTTTGGTAGTATTTTAAATGGCAATATTGTTCCAAATACTGTTACTAAGTCACTTCATACAGAAAAAATGTATTCTCCTGATATTAGTGATTTTGATATTGAACCATTCCCCTATTATATGAGTTTAGATAATCAAATAAAGATGATTAATTCATTTAATAGACCTGTAATTTTAGTAGATGATTTGCTTAATAAAGGGTATAGAGTAAAAGCAATTGATCCTTTACTTAAAAAAGAGGATATAAATGTAGAAAAAATAATAGTTGGTATTTTATCAGGAAGAGGAAAAGAGCTTATGGATATACAGAATAGAAAAGTTGATTCTGCATACTTTATACCAAATCTAAGAGTATGGTTTAATGAAAGTGCTTTCTATCCCTTTATTGGTGGAGATACAGTATGGAGAGGAAATAATCCATTAAGAAATATATTACCTTCTGTAAACTTTATACTTCCTTATACTTCTCCTATTTTTATAAAAGGAACAGAAAATAAAACTCTTTATGAATTATCAAAAGTATCACTATATAATGCTATAGATTTACTTTCTACATTAGAAAATGAATATCAAAAAAAACATGGAAGAAATTTAACTATAAAACAATTATCTGAAGTATTTCTATCATCAAGATATCCTGATAAAGGTAGCGATATTGAATATGATATAAATTTAAAAGCTTCTCATTATTTAAAAAATGATTTAGAACAACTTAAACGCTTAGAAGATATAATAAAAAGATAA
- a CDS encoding VOC family protein: MKKFHNKSNIYVTQIELKVEDLKRSLDFYKNIMGFKVLEEKENSLILTIDGLTPVITLKQPKDVIKKIPKRTGLYHFAILLPNRLQLGSFLKNIKEKKYPILGGANHEVSEAIYLQDPDDNGIEIYSDIDSSKWIWEDKKVQMSNSLLDYEDLLSQSENSRWNGMPEDAIIGHIHLHVDNLEKAKDFYVNGLGFDVVMEMGKSALFLSSGGYHHHIGLNIWNGIDVGPLPQNSVGMEYYTIKLPNEDMMKETINRLKKLNYKVIEKDKKVYTKDTSGNLIKLEV; the protein is encoded by the coding sequence ATGAAAAAATTTCATAACAAATCAAATATATATGTAACTCAAATAGAATTAAAGGTAGAGGATTTGAAGAGATCCTTAGACTTCTATAAAAATATAATGGGATTTAAAGTATTAGAAGAAAAAGAAAATAGTCTAATATTAACTATTGATGGTTTAACACCTGTAATAACTTTAAAACAACCTAAAGATGTTATAAAAAAGATACCAAAGAGAACAGGATTATATCATTTTGCCATATTATTACCTAATAGATTACAATTAGGATCATTTTTGAAAAATATCAAAGAAAAAAAATATCCTATTCTTGGAGGAGCAAATCATGAAGTTAGTGAGGCAATATATTTACAAGATCCAGATGATAATGGAATTGAAATATATTCAGATATTGATAGTAGTAAATGGATATGGGAAGATAAAAAAGTACAGATGTCTAATAGCCTTTTAGATTATGAAGATTTATTATCACAATCAGAAAATAGTAGATGGAATGGGATGCCTGAAGATGCTATAATAGGTCATATTCATCTTCATGTAGATAATTTAGAAAAAGCTAAGGATTTCTATGTTAATGGTTTAGGTTTTGATGTGGTTATGGAGATGGGAAAATCAGCATTATTTTTATCTTCTGGTGGTTACCATCATCATATAGGTTTAAATATTTGGAATGGAATTGATGTAGGTCCTTTACCACAAAATTCAGTTGGTATGGAGTATTATACAATTAAACTTCCTAATGAAGATATGATGAAAGAAACTATTAATAGATTGAAAAAACTTAATTATAAAGTTATTGAAAAAGATAAAAAAGTATATACAAAAGATACTTCAGGAAATTTAATAAAATTAGAAGTATAA